In the Arachis hypogaea cultivar Tifrunner chromosome 20, arahy.Tifrunner.gnm2.J5K5, whole genome shotgun sequence genome, CAATTGCTCCTTATCGAATGTCACCACTGGAATTAACTGAACTTAAATCCCAGTTAGAAGAACTAATGAGTAAGAGCTTCATCCAGTCGAGTGTTTCTCCATGGGGAGCACTAGTgttactagtaaagaagaaggatgggagcaTGCGCCTCTATGTTGACTAtcggcagctgaacaaggttacagtGAAGAATAAGTATCTGTTACCAAGGATCGACGATCTAATGGACTAACTTCAGGGAGCCGAAGTattttccaagattgatttgcgatctggttatcatcagataagggttagagacaaGGACATTCCAAAAACTGCTTTCAAAACGCGATATGGTCACTACGAATACACGATAATGTCTTtcgggttaactaatgccccggcAGTATTCGTGGACTACATGAATAGAATTTTTCGTCCGTTTCTAGATAAGTTTGTAgtcgtcttcattgatgacatactgactTACTCTAAGAATAATGAAGAGCATTCGGATCAGTTGCGAACTATGCTACAAATATTGAAGGATAGAAAATTGTACGCCAAGTTATCTAAATGCGAATTCTGGAAGAGCAAGGTGAAGTTTCTTGACCATGTGGTAAGTCAACAAGGGATTGTTGTAGATCTTGCTAAGGTTGAGGCGGTAATGGACTGGGGGCGACCAACTTCTGTGACAGAGATTAGGAGTTTTCTCGGTTTGACGGgttattaccgaaggttcatcaaagggtTTTCGCAACTCGCTTTGCCTTTGACCAAGCTAACCAGGAAGGATGCGCCATTTGTCTGGACTTCTGAGTGCGAGGAAGGTTTTCAAACATTAAAGCAGAGCTTGACCGCTGCACCTGTATTGGTATTGCTTGAGCCGAGTGAACCATTTGATGtatactgtgatgcctcactaaagggtctgGGGTGCATGTTGATGCAGCATCATTATGCCGTGGCATACGCCTTACGgcagttaaggccgcatgagatgaaTTATCTGACTCACAACTTAGAGCTTGCTACCATTGTGTTTGCTCTAAAGgtttggaggcattacctctatggtgtCAAGTTTCAAGTTTTCTCATATCACAaaagcttgaagtacctctttgagcAGAAAGAACTGagtatgcgtcagaggaggtggatggagcttctaaaggactacaactttgagttgaattaccaccCTAGAAAAGCAAATGTTGTGGCGGACGCTTTGAGCCGAAAGTCTCTATGTGCTACTTGGATGATGCTACGAGAAGAAGAATTGCTAAAGGTGTTCGAAGGTCTGAAATTGGGGGTCAGGGAGGAGTCTGGTACTCTATGTCTAAGCCAGTAGCAAATTTCAAGTGAGTTTAAATCCAAGATCGAAAAAGCTCAACAAGACGAGAAGGAATTGCAGAAGGTGTAGCTAGCAATTGAGCAAGGGAAACGATGGAGAGTAACATGGGACGATGACGGAATATGGATATTCAAGAGTAGGATCTGTGTGCCGGATGTTGGAACCTTACGGCATGATATCTTGAAAGAGGGGCACAAAAGCAAATTCCCTATTCATCCGGGAAGCACTAAGATGTACCAAGATCTGAaagcaatgttctggtggccgggaatGAAGAACGACGTAGCACTGCATGTATCTAAGTGCCTGACTTGTCAAAAAGTCAAGATCGAGCATCAGAAACCATCAGGAACACTTTTTCCCTTAGAAATTCCACAATGAAAATGGGAGAACATCGCgatggactttgtgtcaggattaCCAAGAACTCGAGCTGGTTATGACGCTGTTTGGGTGATTGTGTAAAACccggataattaataaataattaacacataaattaatattattttagaaaattagaaaatagaactttatagtttaatatgatagagctaattaaaataagaattttgtaccaattttaaagaatttggcccaggATTGGGGCGAATGAGCCAAACAGGGTGAACCGGGCCCATATTTGGCCCAAGGTTGAACCCAATAGCTAATTAATGAAGGGCACAGCCCTTCCTTCCCCATCAAAACATCACACGCTGAAAACAGATTTGGGGAAGGGAAGAATACTCCATGAAAACCTAACCCACACTTAGATAATCAAAtccacataacttttgatccggagctccgatcgccacatCGTTTATGGCCACGTGACCGAGGAATTGAGCTCTACAAAGACCAAAAGGTTATTTAGGAGGTAAGCCACGAATTTTTACCAGTTTTCCAgtccttgattttcaaatttattgAGAGGTGTTGAGATTTTGAGTTCTATGATGTTATAGggtccaattagcttgagagaaacaCTTAATCTTGCCTCTTTGGTCCGTGGGTACGGTAAGAATTTTCAACCCTAGTAGAATTGTTGATTTATTGTGTTTGGATATTAAGTTGTTATATTTGAATGTGGTATTATGGATTATGTAGTATATATATGTAAACTGGAGCTTGATTTTGAACATTGGAGACTTGGTGAAACTTTGGGTGTCATTGCTTTGGAGACTTTGAATCCTTGGAGCTGGGTTTTGTGCCTTTTGATGGTGTCTTTGGGTTATAcatgaaaatcggccaaggtatagtttggTGGTGTCTTTGGGTTGATTTTAAAAGGTTTGAAATTTGTGTGTTTTGAAAATGGAGGTTTTGTTAAGTTTTGAGAAAACCATGATTTTGACTAACTTTAGCAGAGCATAACTTATTCTTCGGATCTTCAATTTGaatcaaacttgtttagaaagaaAATATGGTCCAAGATGTTTACACCATTCGAATAACGgaggaaaaatattttaaaatgaggaagttatgctcGATCAAAGTTTAGCGTACAAAAttgaaaattctgcagcattcaacATTTTTTCCATTCTGCAAAGCTTGCATACGCGACCACTGCATGCGACGCGACCAAACCTTTCAGGTTTGGCATCTTGCGTACGCGAGTAGGGTGCTTGCGTATACGAGCAGTGGTTTTAGAGGGGTTGCGTATGTGACCACCTAcacgcgacgcgaccaacccTTTCGGGTTAGGCATCTTGCGTATGCAAGCAATGTGCTTGCGTACGCGAGCAAGGAAAAATTCATTCCCATGCGTACACGtggcccatgcgtacgcatggcccacgcgtacgcgtgatccgtGTTTTCAGCAAAAatgagttttgtgttttaaaacCTAATTTCAAACATCTAagcctctattttcattcttttagccCTAAATCCTAATAGTATGTCTAGTAATGAAATGAAAAATGGGGGGTCAAGTAAGGTTGAAAAATGATTAATCATGCTTGATATTGATCATAAGAGGTTACTTAGGATGATGGCGGAAGTGCTgtttatgttatgagccggatgacTGTATACGATAATGAATTATGGATGATTATGAATTATGTTATGGGTCGGATGACTGTATTAATATTGAATTATGGCGGaacatgaatatatatatatatatatatatatatatatatatatatatatatatatatataagattattGATTGATAATGAGATTGATTCACTtccaaatatctgagatacgagtttttctaggtgaaagcagtggctagccgccacgtgctctaggttgagactcaATATTCTGctaaccctatgtcgtaagtgtggccgaacACTGTGAAAGTTttggatgagctcgcccctgtGGAATAACAccggtgtgtgtgtgtgttatatgtttatgattgagaatcactcaagttggggatgcacgagaGAGGGACAGTCTaatagttagctaccaggacttgtcgggttagctttataaccgacagataagactcatcagccactaggacaggcatgcattatATGCATCTATATGTTTGTTTGGTATGCCTTATTTGGATTGCCTAAGTGATTGCATGAACTATTTGCTACCTGTTTATTTGTTGTATATGCTTTCTATCTGTAATTTCCTTGCATGTAATAATTGTGTTTGTAACATTTGATTTCCGATGGCGGTTGGGAGGTTCGAAGGAGTTGGAAAGGAAAGTATTAGATAGACGGAAGACCCTTAGCTAGTtgcctattttattttatggtgTAGTTATGTTTATAAGATTTAATTATAtgtcggaagttctaggattgccttcggctttcctgggacattatatgttagatatgtgggcactgttaccatgctgagaacctccggttctcaccccatgCGAATTttatggttttcagatgcaggacgtgaggcacctcgctgaggcatgctggaagcttctgatAGCGAAGATCTTTGAGCTATTGGGACTTTATTTTggttatatgtatttatatagatacttattatctccacttATCATATATATGATGTATTAACTTCCTTTTAGAGGTTACTTTGGAGACACAGGTTATGTAACTCTGTATTTTGGGTTCTTTTGGGttctcttatatatatgtatatacacttATGTGCTCTGGCCGGTTTATCCTTCGTGAGCCGAGTCTTGAGCTTTGATATTTGTACTTTGGAACTCTCTTTTGTTTATATCCATGTGGTGtgcgaaattagaactcgcacaacttaaccagcaagtgcaccgggtcatccaagtaatacctcaggtgagtgagggtcgatcccacgaggattgtcagactaagcaagcaatggttgtccTGATGgacttagtcaggcgaatcaaaAGGGGTTTGGTGAGTAGAAATTcgcataaaataataaataaacaagtaaagaaagcaataaacagTTTGGTGTGAAAGCAgtgtgagaaaacagttaaggttttggagatatTTATCTTTTCGGATTAAaagtttcttaccaactattttaacaatgaatgattcattctatggcaaactatAAGTGATTAAActctaatctcttagtgatttaatctcctctaatcctcatcaaatgccactctcgtggtcactcaATTCATatcagagggtgaagttcagaaaactagtttatggccacaaaaaccttaattacccaaagctaacaggattatatgtcacatatcccaattcgttcatgtaattagcaatttaggaggagtgttttcaagctgtagttcaagcagataactctctcgagaatcacaagaactcatgtagaaaaggatcatactctcgttccatccagttcataagattaagaacgaaaacaacacATTAGAactaaatcaaacataaattaaatagaagaataataatcttaatccatagaaataaatagagctcctaaccttaaccaggaggtttagttgctcataacttacagagaaaatagatttttgaaaagtGCGAAAGGAAGAAGATAATGTTTGAACCCCTTTACTAGGGTTAAtttctcctttaaatactaatctaataataaattctagacctaaaagatattatttgtaaataaatattacaaaaagaaaataaaataaaactaagaagtgCTAAATCCGCTTAGAGGCCCAAAGAGTTGTGAACCGGGCTgttgctggcgtttaacttcaagaatgggtgttaaacgccaggggAGGAGTGCAACGTTGCTTGCCTGTGCCCCCTGCTGGTGTGAAACACCAGGTGGGCGTTCAGCGACCAGGGGGGTGCTGCCAGCATTTTCCTTTCTTGCTCCAGACTCCTCCAAACTGTTCCGAAATTCACCTAAAACTATagaaacacaagaaaaactcaaagttgCATCCAAAGgaaatttttgcactaaaatcaagtaaaagtaaataaaatctaactcaATCATGTCTTATTCATCACTTTCAACATCTCATCAAATCAATCAGTCACTTCTCAAGCTCATACTCACCACTTCATCGCCTTTCTTCACTTCCAATTTACCTCACATTCCTAGTTCAATCCCCTTCACTTACTACTATAACTCAATTCTGGGATCTtagagagtaaaaatagaggtttagaggttcaaaactATGCTTAAATCATAAAACACAAGTTGCTGAAAAATAGGGTGTATGTGTGTGTATGCACTATAGTATGCGTACGCACGATTTCCAAAACCccgctcgtgcgtacgcacgagccaAAACACAGTCCATGTTCGGTGCGTGCGCACACTAGTGTGCACCCGCACACAAACCAGAAGTTCTGGGTTTGCTGCAACTTAAGAATATTCAGATTTTGTACATAACTTCCgacgttcataacttcctcttcaaaattttattttccacAAAATTTATACCATTTTAAGGCTTGTAAAACAATCtttgatttgaaataaatttcattCCCATCCAAAATTTAAGGCTCCAATTATGGACCGTCGAAGATCGTCAAAAATCAAGTTCTTCATCTAAAACaccaaacctctatttttaccacATTTCCAACTCAAATCAAAATCTCAAGTTTTCAAACCAACCTCAAACAAATTGAATTTAACCCTCCAATTCTTCTCAATCGTTCCATTGCTCATTAACATACATATGCCTAAATTTCAATCCCTagaattcaaaaatcaacataGTCTCAAACTTACTCATTAACATAGCATCATTATTCATTCAAATCATTATCTAATCAACCATCCACCACATTCGTGTCATTCAACATCACTCCCATTTATCCATAACACACATGGCATTAACTATAACTACCAAACATGCATCAACCATACAATTCAAATTATCTTAAGTCGTCTAGCCTAAggtttcacaagacattatatattatctacgagaaaccaaaaccataccttagccgattcctcaGAAAATCCAAAGACACCTCAAGGTCAACGTTCCTCAAGAATTCACAGCCCCAAAACCTCTCCGAACAGAAATTCATCCACCAAGGTCCCACAATCAAGCTCCCAACATTATCAACATACTCCAATTCAACATTATTCAATCTAATTCCACAAcatatcactataatcaacatTCAAGCTTTCTAATTCACTAATCAACAAGAGGTTTGAGGTTCTTATCTTACTCGTGTCTCAAATGAACAAAAATCCGCTAATTTTCGCGAGCTAATTTGAACCTAAAACACCAAAATCATATGAATCCTCAATTCCAACACCTCCAAATTCGAAAATGAGAAGGAAAGATTTGGGTAAGAAAAAGTAAATTTCTTACCAAATTGATTAATGGGCTTTGTAGAGAATTCCGACACGAATGCGTGACCACTGatagctcgtcaatcggagtttcgGATTGAAAGATATGATGGATTAAAGTTGGAAGTGAATAGTAACCTCCAACCTAAGCTCTCTCTCGCTCTTGCACCATGTTCCCTCTTTCTCCCTGTGAAAAGGGGACTTGCATGCATAAGTAAGGCTGATTGGGGTTGGGTCTTGGGCCTAATATGGGTCTGGTTCGTTCGGTTCGATTTGTTCGGCCTAATTTTAGTCTAAATCTTTTAAAGTTagtgttaaaatttatattttaattatttttaccttattaattattaaatttaattttttaatttttttagataataattaatttattgactaattatttactaattttacggATTTTACTTTTACTGATTAAGGAAAATGATTAGACTTAATATGTTTAATTATTGAAGATTATTATAGACTTTATATTGTTGGGCTTTTTGCctgttttgttaaattttaaaacattGAGGGATGAGGGTTGGTTTTATTGTTATTGGAGGGTATATATGTGCTGAAAGTGTGATTGTTAGTAGGAcatgaaatatatatatttgttcggaaagaaaattgaaatttgaaattgtaAGACATAAATTTTGTCCATCAAATATGAAATTGAAAAACAACATATGAAtataaccaaattaaaaaaaaaaaaaggagaaacaaGACACCACAATgagcaaaaaaattaaataaataaaataacagaatttaggatttttctaaaaatttaagcgtttaagatttagaatttatagtTTAAGAAATAATAAAGATCGATGAATTTTAAGGTTTAGTATTGATagattaggattaaaatttaaaaattagagattaGTATTGATATATTAATGTTTAGAGATTAATATTAGttgattataaataatataattaatatacattataatattattatgataaataatattataatatgtaTCTAATATAACTGacgttataataataataataataataataataataataataataataataattaaagtgaGGAGGATATTGGgttttattcttttgaattttttgttcttttttttttcgcaaagtaattttttgtttttttaattgaaatttttatttcCGATGACAAAGGTGGTGGGTACTAACAAACAAACAATGTACATGTTGTAATTAAACaacattttgaattttgaattttgaaatggagaGGGGAGAGAGCGGGGGAGAGTCTTTGAGGGTGGCACAAAGCGAGGCTGCCGGCCATGCCGGCGAGAGCAATAAGGGGGAGAGTGGAGGTGGGCATGCATCAGGTGAAAAGGAGGAAATTAAAGGAGACAATAACAAGATTCAAGGTCAGCGGATATCGTTCAAAGATAAAGTTGTGGGTGCCTCAACAAGGAGATCTTTGGAGGTTGCTGATTCTCTTGATGGGGATAAGATGGCTACAGTAGTTGGTAAGTAAGGTGATTCGGAGATACCAACTGTGACGTTCACTGAATAAGCAAAGGAGATATTCGCAGAGCCCTACAAAGATGCCATCGTGATCAAAGTTCTTGGAAAAAACTTTAGCTATACGGCGATCACGCACAGGCTTAAAGGAGTCTGGAGAACCAAAGGAGGATATGAGATACTAGATGTCGGTTTTGGCTATTTCTTAGTCAAATTTGATCTCTTGGAGGATAGAGAAAAAGTTTTTCTTGGAGGACCATGGATGATTACTGGTAGTTATGTTGCGGTTAAACCTTGGAGTTCTTCATTCAGACCTTGTGAAAACACTTTTGGGTCTACCATGGTTTGGATAAGAATCACAGGTTTAAACATTAACTATTATCAAGAGAGAGCCATGAAAATGATTGCGTCAGCTGTTGGCAAACCGATCCGCATCGACTTAGCCACCAAGTCTGCGGAGAGGGAAAAGTATGCAAGAGCATGTGTGCAAATTAACTTGGGACTTCCAGTCATAAAAAAGATTCAAGTTGATGGTCATATGTATGACATAGAATATGAGCACTtgaatttaatttgtgaaaaatgtAGCTGCTTTGGGCATGTAACAAGAGAATGTgcgaaagagaaaaacaatggcATTGGGAAGGAAACCATGGTGAAGGAGAAAAATTTGCCGTCACTGTTTTCGGTGGATAACAACGAGAAAACGGCAGAAGGTAGTCAAATTCcagtaaaaaatcaaaatttaactttTGAATTTGGAATTAATGCCAAATCAATTCCAATTATGGAGAAGCATGGAGCAGCGGGTCTTGTGCATGATAATTTATAAGAATCACGTATGGATAGGGATACTCAAGCAAAAGAG is a window encoding:
- the LOC112785669 gene encoding uncharacterized protein — its product is MERGESGGESLRVAQSEAAGHAGESNKGESGGGHASGEKEEIKGDNNKIQGQRISFKDKVVGASTRRSLEVADSLDGDKMATVVEPYKDAIVIKVLGKNFSYTAITHRLKGVWRTKGGYEILDVGFGYFLVKFDLLEDREKVFLGGPWMITGSYVAVKPWSSSFRPCENTFGSTMVWIRITGLNINYYQERAMKMIASAVGKPIRIDLATKSAEREKYARACVQINLGLPVIKKIQVDGHMYDIEYEHLNLICEKCSCFGHVTRECAKEKNNGIGKETMVKEKNLPSLFSVDNNEKTAEGSQIPVKNQNLTFEFGINAKSIPIMEKHGAAGLVHDNL